In Sardina pilchardus chromosome 8, fSarPil1.1, whole genome shotgun sequence, the genomic window TGCCTTTGTATTAGGGCTGGCACACTTCACTTTCATCACCAACAGTTGACACCACCAGGCATTCATAACCACCATGTCACCATCCACTGTGGTGATCTCGTTCGTGCTGCTGTGCGCACCATTGGCAGCAGCCAGTCAAGCAGGTGGCCCAACTCCCACAGCCACCAATGGCCAACCCTTTCCGTGGAACAGCATGAGACTTCCAGATAATGTGCAACCACTGCACTATGACCTTCTCATCCACCCCAACCTGACCAGCCTAGACTTCACAGGAGAAGTGGACATCAAGTTTGCCGTTCACGAAGACTGCAGCGCCATCATCCTGCACAGCAAAGACCTCCTCATTTCTAAGGCGGCTCTGTTGAAGTCAGATGGCAGTGCAGATGGGCCATTACGGGTCCTTGAGCATCCCGCTTTCCAACAGATTGCACTCCAGTCAGATAATGTCTCATTTAAGGCCAATCAAATCTACACTGTCCATCTGAAGTTTGCAGCCAACCTCTCAGAGAGCTTTCATGGCTTCTACAAAAGTTCATACCGCACCAGCAAGGGTGAGGTCAGGTAGGGTGAAATATGTGTCCTTCTATCAAAAACATTAACCTGTTTGACTTGGAGAATAATGCCCCCGTCCATTTACAACAGTTAGTCTGTCAAGGAAATGGAATCGACATCATTTGCATGAACATAGATATGATGCTATCACTCACTGCTCACTGACTTTGCAGGTTTGTGGCCTCAACTCAGTTTGAGGCAACTAGCGCCAGAGCCGCTTTCCCTTGTTTCGATGAGCCTGCCTACAAGTCAAGCTATTCCATTCGAATTCGACGGGAAGGTCGGCATATTGCTCTCTCCAACATGCCCAAGGTAAGGGCCTGTGATGTTTTTACAGAATGTCTGCTATGACTCAAGTCTCAAAATGTGTCCTTACAAATACCCTGATTATATATCAACAGCACCCTGTGTATTATTTTCAGCTTCCAGGCAGTAACATTTATACAGAAATAACTTTATTAATTTGCCCTCTCTTGTTTCATGTCCAGATAAAGACACTGGAGTTGCCAGGAGGCCTGTTTGAAGACGTGTTCGACGTGAGTGTGAAGATGAGCACGTACCTAGTGGCATACATTGTGTCGGACTTCCAGTCCATCAGCAAGACCAGTGAACACGGCATCAAGGTTAGATGGTCTCCGTTACTCCATTCTCCACTCATATCTCCAGCCTCCTCTTGCTATAGCTggaggacatacagtaaatgcTTCAGTGCAATATGCTAAGCAGCTTGGGTATGGTAGCATAGCAAGAAGCGACAAGGATTTGTGTTTTCCAGATTACATTAATCCTAATTTTCCACAGTACAAAATGTCTCTTACTaaattttttcccccacacttTTGTGGTGCTAGATTTCAGTTTACACTGTCCCTGAGAAGATCGGCCAGGCGGAATTTGCACTTCACGCTGCTGCTCGACTCCTTGATTTCTATGATGATTACTTTGACATACCCTACCCTCTTCCCAAACAAGGTAGGAAGTGCAAACGGACAATAATTGTCTTATTGAACATAATACCTTGAGACTGTTAATGAAATTTGTAAAACATTTTTGATAATAACCCCTATTAGCCTCACAACTTGGTTCTTATATGAgtatatttttttcttcctaGACCTTGCTGCTATTCCTGATTTCCAGGCAGGTGCCATGGAAAACTGGGGTCTGACAACGTACAGGGAGACAGCCCTGCTCTTTGATCCCGAGAAGTCTTCTGCATCCGACAAGCTGGGCATCACTATGATTATTGCCCATGAGTTGGCACATCAGGTGTTTATCAGTCATGTCTGTCTCATATTTGTTTTAACAGCTAAAAATGCAGATTTAAAATGTGTTCTGTGCAGAACATAATATTGGTTTGAGTGTAACCCTATACAGCATTCAACATGACTGACTGTTtagatgttttgttttggtctctgaaacaaactgtttatctaattcCTCACATTTCTGAAACGGCCCCTTGATATGCCTCCCCATTTATCCTTCTCAGTGGTTTGGGAACCTGGTGACCATGCAGTGGTGGAATGACCTCTGGCTGAATGAGGGATTTGCCAAATTTATGGAGTTTGTGTCCGTCAACATCACCAACCCAGAGCTCCAAGTGGTGAGAGAAATGTCTTTAATTCTAGAGTTCAGTGTAGGATGCAAATGCTACTGtaacatgtgtgttgtgtcagaCAGACTATGTTAATATCAATTAATATTGGTCTGGGTACTCTCAGTTCACTTTACAAATCCAAGGGGCATTACCAGTGATGAAATTAACCTTCATTTGTACATTATAGGCTACTCATGATATCACTTTTTGTAAAATATCTTTGCTGCACCCTCCAGCAGCCTGGACTGTGCGATCGCAACCCCTCACTTTCATTATGATGAGCAGACTACTGAAGAATTTAGATGAACAGCCCATCACGTGTTAGGTCGCCGGCCCGGGAATAGGAATAATAGAGATGGTCACACTCCCATTAAGACCCCCACCCCCTGTCTCGATGGTGCCGCTGAAGCTTGGAATCTTCCAGTAGTATTTAGTGCCCCAGTCTGCCCTCTGTTAGTGAAGCAACAGCACAGCATTCACTGGCCCTCATCTACACAGTTGCTTTGTGTAGAAAGAGCTGTTACTATTATTATACGTTTAAAACTTTCCTTTtacttgtgtctgtgtcatcATAATAGGGACATGTTGGTGATCCTTAGTGAATCCTTGTTTGTATACATTGAACAGGAGGACTACTTCTTGGGGAAATGTTTTGAGGCCATGGAGGTGGACTCCCTACCCTCATCTCACCCAGTGTCTACCCAAGTGGAAAACCCCGCTCAAATCCAAGAGATGTTTGATGATGTGTCTTATGACAAGGTACCCATGAACCTCAATTCCAATACATAAGTGCAGACTGTGCGCCTGACAGAGTAAACACAACCAAGGTAGTTTATTGCATATATAATtataatatagtatagtatataaaAATGACATTTGAAGTGGAAAACAAAATTGACTTGGCACAGAGGTTTGGGTTATCTGTGTTATGGAGAGCTTAACTTATTTTACAGTtctgggtgtttgtttgtcctAAGTACTAAAATATCTTTTGTCTGTTTTAAATTTTAAATATTGTTTTAGGGTGCTTGTATTTTACACATGCTGAGAGATTTCCTCACTCCAGAGGCCTTCAAACTGGGTATCGTTCGCTACCTGAAGCGATACAGCTTCCAGAACACAGTCAATCGTCATCTCTGGGAGAGCTTGACTAATGTAAGCTTATGTGCATACTTCATTACTTAATTAAGCATACTTACATACTTCATCTACTTAATTAAGTAGAGATAATTATATAGAAATAAGTGATGTTAGTGAGACTTGAATGAGATACTTTTGTTTGTTGtactttgtgttttattttgtgtattgCTGATGTGCTTCTTTCTGTAACAGATCTGTGAGTCCGATGGCATGGATGAGGGCAGATTTAGAGATGGTGGCTACTGCTCACGCGCAGGAACACGTCGGTCTGGAGCATCTGTGAGTGTGCAGTACAGCTCTCCCCGCATGTTtgactgtacagtatgaatgaagtgtttcattttgcaaatgaTCCAAGGTGTTCTGATGCTTGGGTGTGGCGTTTCAAAATGTATATGTTTTTTTACTTAAAATCATGTATGAAATCtataaaatgtgaaatgtgtataatgaatgtaaataaaatgaatcaaatgtatttattattttgagTTAATTACTTGTTGGTTATCTAGTTTAGTTTATTGAATGTAGTGTGATGTGACTGTGACCTGTGTCTGGTTCCTGTTCCAGAAGTGGCATGGGGAGGACGAGCTGGATGTGAAGGCTGTGATGGAGAGCTGGACCCTGCAGGAAGGATTCCCTCTGGTCACCGTGGAGGTGAAAGGTCGAGAGGTCAGACTGAGTCAGGAGCGCTACCTGAAGAGCgacacaccctcccacacatcAGAGTGAGTACAGGCCATTCATACAGTATCCATAGTCATCATTTCATACACTATGGTCATCTTTCTTACTGATTATTTTCTGTAAATGGTAAGTTTCAGAGTGTCAGATGATCAAAGTTGATGACtgtaacatttcactgcattatatgtatgtgacaaataaaatctgaatctgaatctgaatctttCTGTTTTTGTAACAGATTTCTGTGGCAAATCCCACTCACATACATCACCAGCCACTCTTCAACTGTGCATCGTTTCCTCCTGAAGACCAAAACAGGTTAACTTCACTTCAAAGATGTTGACACATCGAGCCACTTTTTGAACAGGCAGTGATGAGTGTTGTTGCTTGGAGTTGCTCGGACACAGATTTTGTATCTGGTGATCTTTCATCCTAAGTGGGCAACTCATTCATCCTTTCTGAACTAGTTTAGTTGCCTCAACAAGTTGTCCTGTGTGGCATCACACTTAGGATCCTCCTATGAAAACCCACTCAGAAGAAACCAAAACGTTTACTTGTTACCATCTGGTCACACCAGTGTCCTGTAATCACAGTACTCAATGGCTGACCTATAGCTTTTTTCAGCCAATGTACCTTCAATTGACACGTATAAACGTGATCAATTTGAATATCTATCACGTGTCTATCACGTGGGAAAGTGTCCTTATTGATTTCCTGAGATGAATCCTTATCTGATATGGAACTTGTCACTTCCTCTAGATGTGCTGTATCTTCCCGCTGAGGTGGAGTGGATTAAGTTTAACGTGGACATGAGTGGATACTACATAGTGCACTATGACAACGCCAGCTGGGATGCCATCGTCAAGCTCCTGCAACACAACCACACCGCCCTCAGCAGCAATGACCGCGCCAGTCTCATCAATAACGTGTTCCAGTTGGTCAGGTAAGAGCTGCATTTAGAGTTACGGTAGTCCCACAGTTCTCAAAGTGTTGGGGCGCACCCCACCAGAGACATGACAGGTGGGGCATGCCGAAACACCCCTATCAACCTGGGGAGAATGACAGAACAAGTTTGAGAGCCGCTGGGTTGGACTGTCTAAGTAATTTAGAGAATCCCAAGTTGTTTTCCATTCGCTATGTGATGTCAAGTTAAGTTAAGCTTAGCTCAAGTTAAGCATAACTTGTAACTTATCCCTCAGTGTTGGGAAGATGTCGCTGGACAGAGCCCTGGACGTCTCCCTGTACCTCAGCAAAGAGACCGAGATCATGCCAGTGACCCAGGGCCTCAGCGAGCTGGTGCCCCTCTACAAGCTCATGGAGAAGAGGGACATGGAGGACCTGGAGAATCAGATGAAGGTTCGTCACAGGAAATAGATGATGGATTATTTTTTGCTGAATTTCTTATTTTGGATTTTCAgttttgaaattgtgtgtgtgtgtgtgtgtgtgtgtgtgtgtgtgtgtgtgtgtgtgtgtgtgtgtgtgtgtgtgtgtgtgtgtgtgtgtgtgtgtgtgtgtgtgtgtgtgtgtgtgtgtgtgtgtgtgtgtgtgtagttgtgagCTTGTGGCTGTTTGTGCTTGTCCACACTAACAGAGTGCTTGTGGTTCCAGggctacattgtgtgtgtgtgtgtgtgtgtgtagctgtgggcTTGTGGCTGTTTGTGCTTGTCCACACTAACAGAGTGGTTGTGTTTCCAGggctacattgtgtgtgtgtgtgtgtgtgtgtgtgtgtttgtagctgTGAGCTTGTGGCTGTTTGTGCTTGTCCACACTAACAGAGTGGTTGTGGTTCCAGGGCTACATTGTGTGGCTCTTCCGAGACCTTATCGAGCGGCAGGAGTGGAGCGACGAGGGGTCGGTGTCTCAGAGGATGCTGCGCAGCTACCTGCTCCTCTTCGCCTGCGTCCGCGGCCACCCGCCCTGCGTCCACAAAGCCAGCCAGCTCTTCCAAAAGTGGAAGGAGTCAGACGGCAACATGAGGTCAGTTATTGACGGATACAACAAGCACAGGTTCAGATACAGATACATAAAAAGTAGGAAAAAAGTTCGCACACTTtaaatccttctttttagtttATTTTCTTTAGGCACAGAAtaacgtttcgaccgtgtggtcttcttcagattccaATCTGAAGAATCTGgcatctgaagaagaccacacggtcgaaacgttaTTCTGT contains:
- the erap1b gene encoding endoplasmic reticulum aminopeptidase 1b, which gives rise to MSPSTVVISFVLLCAPLAAASQAGGPTPTATNGQPFPWNSMRLPDNVQPLHYDLLIHPNLTSLDFTGEVDIKFAVHEDCSAIILHSKDLLISKAALLKSDGSADGPLRVLEHPAFQQIALQSDNVSFKANQIYTVHLKFAANLSESFHGFYKSSYRTSKGEVRFVASTQFEATSARAAFPCFDEPAYKSSYSIRIRREGRHIALSNMPKIKTLELPGGLFEDVFDVSVKMSTYLVAYIVSDFQSISKTSEHGIKISVYTVPEKIGQAEFALHAAARLLDFYDDYFDIPYPLPKQDLAAIPDFQAGAMENWGLTTYRETALLFDPEKSSASDKLGITMIIAHELAHQWFGNLVTMQWWNDLWLNEGFAKFMEFVSVNITNPELQVEDYFLGKCFEAMEVDSLPSSHPVSTQVENPAQIQEMFDDVSYDKGACILHMLRDFLTPEAFKLGIVRYLKRYSFQNTVNRHLWESLTNICESDGMDEGRFRDGGYCSRAGTRRSGASKWHGEDELDVKAVMESWTLQEGFPLVTVEVKGREVRLSQERYLKSDTPSHTSEFLWQIPLTYITSHSSTVHRFLLKTKTDVLYLPAEVEWIKFNVDMSGYYIVHYDNASWDAIVKLLQHNHTALSSNDRASLINNVFQLVSVGKMSLDRALDVSLYLSKETEIMPVTQGLSELVPLYKLMEKRDMEDLENQMKGYIVWLFRDLIERQEWSDEGSVSQRMLRSYLLLFACVRGHPPCVHKASQLFQKWKESDGNMSLPNDVNMAVFAVGARTEEGWDFLMEKYKHCLYTSLKSRIKSALTISPLAHKLKWLMEQSLEGEVLKTQDLPYVVSSVSRNPKGYKHAWDFLQVNWETLVKKFDLGSHSISHMVIGVTSQYSTRAMLDEVRGFFGSLSEEKGAALRCIQQAYENIEENMRWTDKNLPLLQAWLNQNGP